A single genomic interval of Littorina saxatilis isolate snail1 linkage group LG17, US_GU_Lsax_2.0, whole genome shotgun sequence harbors:
- the LOC138953744 gene encoding proton-coupled folate transporter-like, translating to MTRQSSTSLKMAAQHQTDFPVEEYKDEDDAIDSITGQEEDDVLLLTAEPVVHQGKCCILPEAPTFLYFLAVTTQYPVVQFWLFDHFSDQYSFNKANTTTEFCSSNASQTNSSEIEVLVQSRTNNYVMYTSFVCNFTAIIPALLLGTLTDKLGRKFVFYISFFGLMVSQLLTLMIFLYNLSPDLLYIASFIQGLSGSYGLFLAAIFGIAADITAVGKKRGFRVAAIEASLAVSTSIGTLTSGIWVKEMGYVWPMAAALGEIFIATLYVFFFIPETIIERRQQPFSWRTLAKSVEFYFKDTPLKRRFRLIICLLCFLAVLAAFMGESNFGMLYLLHQPFCWPKEQITFFNGGLIFFKWVFVLVFLVIGKRCISEPVFALIGSLSLASGYLLKGLATSDLLIFVGAGTSVLGELVSPMCRTMMSRLVSHKEQGALFAGIGVLQMIVSAVSGIIMSNIYNVGLTFFLGLPYLVLTGLISINVFLLSALIIRVKLNPNLGQPQTIEEQLIN from the exons gcAGAGTTCAACGTCATTAAAGATGGCAGCGCAACATCAGACAGACTTTCCGGTGGAGGAGTATAAAGACGAGGACGATGCGATTGACAGCATAACAGGACAAGAAGAGGATGATGTTCTATTGTTAACAGCAGAGCCAGTCGTTCACCAAGGCAAATGCTGCATCTTACCAGAGGCTCCAACTTTCCTGTACTTTCTGGCGGTCACCACTCAGTATCCTGTTGTGCAGTTTTGGCTGTTCGACCATTTCTCCGACCAATACAGCTTCAACAAGGCAAACACGACCACTGAATTTTGTTCATCCAACGCTTCACAAACCAACAGTTCCGAGATAGAGGTGCTGGTGCAGTCCAGAACAAACAACTATGTGATGTACACAAGCTTCGTCTGCAACTTCACTGCCATCATTCCTGCTCTTCTTTTGGGCACACTGACAGATAAACTGGGCCGCAAATTTGTCTTTTACATAAGTTTTTTTGGCCTCATGGTGTCTCAACTGCTGACTCTAATGATCTTTCTGTACAACCTGTCTCCTGATCTGCTGTACATTGCAAGTTTTATTCAAGGGCTGAGTGGAAGCTATGGCCTATTCCTGGCAGCCATTTTTGGTATTGCTGCAGACATCACAGCCGTGGGAAAGAAGCGTGGCTTCCGAGTAGCTGCCATTGAAGCTTCCCTTGCCGTCTCTACCAGCATCGGCACGTTAACGTCAGGCATATGGGTCAAGGAGATGGGTTACGTCTGGCCAATGGCAGCCGCACTGGGAGAAATTTTCATTGCAACTCTTTACGTTTTCTTTTTTATCCCAGAGACAATCATAGAACGCCGGCAACAACCGTTCTCTTGGAGGACTCTGGCCAAATCAGTTGAGTTCTACTTCAAAGACACCCCTCTAAAGCGCCGCTTCAGGCTCATAATCTGTCTCCTTTGCTTTCTGGCAGTCCTTGCTGCTTTTATGGGGGAGTCCAACTTCGGCATGTTGTATCTACTGCACCAGCCCTTCTGCTGGCCCAAAGAGCAGATCACCTTTTTCAACGGGGGGCTCATTTTTTTCAAGTGGGTGTTTGTCCTGGTCTTCCTCGTTATCGGAAAGCGGTGCATCTCAGAGCCCGTCTTTGCTCTGATTGGTTCCCTGTCTCTGGCGTCTGGCTACCTGTTGAAAGGCCTGGCCACCAGTGATCTGCTCATCTTTGTTG GTGCAGGAACCAGTGTGCTGGGAGAGCTGGTGTCCCCAATGTGCAGAACCATGATGTCCAGGCTGGTTTCCCACAAAGAACAGG GTGCCCTGTTTGCTGGCATTGGAGTCCTTCAGATGATTGTGTCGGCGGTGTCTGGCATCATCATGTCCAACATTTACAACGTGGGACTCACCTTCTTCCTGGGTCTGCCCTACCTTGTGCTGACCGGTTTAATCTCCATCAACGTCTTTCTGCTCAG CGCTCTTATCATCCGAGTGAAGCTGAACCCTAACCTGGGGCAGCCTCAAACGATAGAAGAACAATTGATCAACTGA
- the LOC138953747 gene encoding sperm-associated microtubule inner protein 10-like, translating into MEPTKLKPKRGDPSTLNFGRNLFTHGSVRVPAESRLHPIIPQLYVPEWKTDMQNRELITKNAALGGVPNFEHDENLFLEKREQMFYNVEDRNRVDRKYTIPPRAKLLRPDFHSEMSRYQSELMFRRDADSI; encoded by the exons ATGGAGCCTACGAAACTCAAGCCGAAGCGAGGAGACCCAAGCACCTTGAACTTCGGGAGGAATTTGTTTACACACGGTTCAGTGAG GGTTCCGGCAGAATCACGTCTGCACCCAATCATCCCACAGCTGTATGTGCCTGAATGGAAAACGGACATGCAAAACAGGGAACTGATCACAAAG AATGCAGCACTAGGGGGTGTTCCCAACTTTGAGCACGATGAAAACCTCTTCCTGGAGAAGAGAGAACAGATGTTCTACAACGTGGAGGACAGGAACCGTGTGGACAGGAAGTACACAATCCCCCCGCGGGCCAAGCTTTTGCGGCCCGACTTCCACAGTGAGATGTCCAGATACCAGAGCGAGCTCATGTTCCGAAGGGATGCAGATAGCATTTAG